The sequence taaaattaaaactaaatttattataaatttaaattaaatgttgaGAACGCTAGGAATATTTCCGGGAGCGTTATCAGCGGCACATCAGTAACTCTGACTGAGCTGAGTGATCGACGCACGCAACGACGCTTAGAACACTTCATTCAACTTTTTGAACATAGCCGCATTATAGTTTAGGAATGTAGGTTAACGGCATTTAAgtcttgtaaaaatgtaaaaaacacaTAGATTGTTACATTTGGTTAGCTTTAATGGTGAATTTGCTagtgcaattttaataaataaattcatgtaaTACAAAGCTATAATGCCGTTATTGGACCTTTGTTGCGTTTAagtgtaataattttacttaacgGCGTTTTAGTCTTGAGGAGTCTATTAAAGCTTTGCAAAGAGCAGCTTAGCAATATTGTCGTTAAAGTACCTTAACGGCTGTATTGACTAGAAATTGTAAATAACGGCAATAAagctttgtaattttatttaaatttttaattctaataacaATTAAAGACGCTTAACCGCGTTTAAGCTAAGAAATGTAATGTAACTGCATTTTAGTTATGTAATCTTGCAGAGGCGAAGCAGTTAGCgactttcttatttttttatcttaggAACTAAACAAGATTAAAAATTTCGATAATAGTGCTAGATTaagcatttttttctgattcgGATGGTATTCATAAGTCAAAATTGACCAATTGTGGGTTAACGGCATTATAGTGAATGGACGGCagcgttgccgttccgtgcgtccactagagcagtcgaatttgaacctaaaaactagtactgtttgaatcatttttatttgtagtttaaatcatttaatttcgattataagaattttagactaggagccggctgatttctgtattgagtacctaataacctataaaatattttgataataagtttttattttgatcacaatgttttatttaatcgaggcaaaaacattgcatctatactaatattataaatgtgaaagtaactttgtcttgctttcacgcctaaaccactgaaccgattttgatgaaatttggcatagagatggttgagtcccgggaaaggacgtaggatagattttatcccagtttttgaaatatgataaagattttcatcattatcatatcatctgaaaattataaataacttgaaaaaatcgagtattcgggtagccctagtgatactctacctctgggcttcggcttgacagtactttttgggaaaccttgtacaggtgaacaatggtggcgccccctatcaatgtgtttggtgggacagttcagtttagtgggtcttttatagctgagacggttcattgttcaatacaatcaattctttcctctctattattttaggtgccttatgtacgtatagattacgcacattctttttatatgaacgtaagggtgggatttagggggtcacaaaaccggttttaccgaaaccgaaaaaaaaaactgtattcagacatggcaaaaccaggttattcttggaaatataatagctagaatgaaatactaaaataacaatcaaaaacgtttttattcagcttgattattatcacagatcaattaacatttttaataattaaggtagatacactttactagaaatccgatgatctacgttcttgtcgggtatcactaatgaaataaaattcctacttcataaaactaattaatcaggtaaattatttatcacagatcgatcaacttttaataacctaggtagggtaaggtggggcacaatgttacacggggtactgacaatgttacaatgcatatttctccgtccctttctattagttgtatgatgttggtatacacgtttgtcaagctcataagagctgctgaactgagccgctgaacatcatacaactaatagaaagggacggagaaatatgcattgtaacattgtaccccgtgtaacattgtgccccaccttaccctatactttactgtgtagtagaatactggtgatccacggtcgggtcggggaggtttccggctttttttttttgtagggACACGCGCTCATAgctggaggagcttttccagcttcaccgggcagagtggcgagtacagaaggtactctagccgtttggcgatcgtcggtgcgcgtgccgacgaggccgagtgtgggcttcgcgaagcgaaagcgaagacgttcgcgatcgggccgtagattccggctactgggaccgcaattaactgggacagtggtcccagtcgctggatcgataaaaattaaatatttttcttccagcgactaggttcactcatagataacttaaaaaaatatattattcaagccaaaatcggtatcgtactaaaaggacaatgaccaaaagtggtccaaatgtccaccactaatgagacctatattggcttatggtccattaaatagagattaagtttcagtacctctagtaggaaaaactttcgagttcgtttcgttgcgtattcagtgtcatcgaaaaattttgtatgaaaaattaaacagcgccccctatattatagccgccctagggggcgctgtttaatttttcatacaaaatttttcgatgacactttgaatacgtacgaaacgaactcgaaagtttttcctactagaggtacagtatgggacgaaaaataaataaactgtcagtaaaaagttatgactgtatgagaaattgtagtagtttacgcgctaatctcaggaactactggtccgatttgaaaaattctttttgttatggatagcccatttatcaaggatggttttaggttatataacatcaccctacaaccaataggggcggagcagcgaccacccgaccataattccaatattgttgtctttcttctgagttttttttttcttttagcgagaatctaacacggcacactaagcgacatgacataatatgcatagattaatctgaaatgtgcgatggatagaatgatatcaagaacattaattttcagatgaaaaggtaaaaacatgacttttcattcagtcataactttttactgacagcatatttttgattgcggtttggttataatgaatcagtatttagtagactattttactacataggtaggtggtggttgacatttggaccacactccatacatttttggtcattgtcctttatggaatggtcccagaaaagtatttaatttttactgatctggcgattgggaccgcggtcctagttgattgcggtcccagttggcggAAACCTCGGGTCGGGTATTTTATTCTGggtagcgccatctagtggtAATATAATTACTTTATATTACAAGTAGCGCCATCTACTCCCCAAGtagtaaaaatgaaaattaaggTTGGCGCACACCTTgctaaataaaaatgtgataatgaaataaaaaagttttacaCAATGATTTCTAAGTAGAAGATAAAAGGAATTTAGGTATGCTTGCTGATGAATAGATTTCTCCAATGTCTttctgaatttgaatttgaaataacaaGTAACGTTATCCATTACAATAACTGAATATTGTTTATGCTAAAACATTGTGCTTATCCCTGTGCATGGGACATCACTATGAAATCAATTTGTCTATGATAATATTTGACGTTTTGTTGTAGTGTTTTGGTGTGAAAAACGTGAAAAAGCCACAAGAAAGGTGAGTTTATTTAACTTGAATATGATACGGATAACCATTCTGAATGTTCCTACAATTTGTGCTTTATTATTGCATCATGATTTCATGAAAATTCAGTAAACATATTTTTCGTCATCTCAGCTGTCAATGACCtcaactttttaattttagttcAGTATTTTCCCGTAAATTCGCTAGCGTCGATAGTTATTTTGATCACGTGACCATTTGAACCGCCAAAATAGACGTCAgtttgtcacttttttacggACACCAACCGTAATTTTCTGCTGTGCAATCGcaaatttgttttctttttcgtgccaaacgtataaaatacaaataaataaactctattCTAGTGTACTAACAGTGTTTTAAGACCAAAGACGCGTGTAAATCTCAAAAACAATGGCAAAGGTGCACATAACCAATGTGGTTGTGCTCGACAACCCCAGTCCCTTTCTCAACCCTTTCCAATTCGAATTAACATTCGAATGCATAGAAGAACTTAAAGAGGACCTCGAATGGAAGATGATCTACGTCGGATCGGCGGAAACAGAGGAGCACGACCAAGTTTTGGACACGATATACGTAGGTCCAATACCAGAGGGTCGGCATATGTTTGTCTTCCAGGCGCCTCCGCCTGACGTCAACCGCATACCTGAAAACGACGCTTTAGGAGTCACAGTGGTCTTACTAACATGCTCATACAGAAAACAGGAGTTCGTCAGAGTTGGTTACTTCATAAACAACGAGTACAGTGAAAACGAGCCGGAATTACGGGAAAATCCGCCGGCGAAGCCCCAGTTTGACAAAGTAGTGAGGAATATTTTAGCATCAGAGCCTAGAGTGACCAGATTTAAGATAAACTGGGCCGAGCCTGATGCAGCAACTGGCACGGACTCCGGTGATGGTAATTTGGAAACATCTCATGCTCCGAGCAATGATTCTTACGGTGCATCGTTCAATGCGGACAGTCAAATCAGTGGTATAGAGTTCCAGGGTAGTCTAAGTGGTTACGGTGACAATTCAAATTCGATCGCTCCTATGGAATGCTGAGGTGAGTTaactttttgcatttttttctaCAGTATAATGTTAGGTTATGTTAAGTAAGATTTTCCTTAATGCCAAACTCCTCtactatacaaataaattatatgacagTCAATTAACCTGTTTCCTACAATCCTTGTACAATTTGAAACCTAAGAGAGTTGGTTGAAAATAGTGATGTCTTATTCAAACTTGTCTTAAAACTTTACTACCTGTGTGAGTTAACTGTATTTATGCACAAATTCACATCCTAAATGTGCTGGTAAAATAAGCTGCACAACTGTTATTGTAACACCACTTTTGCAGTCttcgtcaaatagtttgtgacacccaaagtagcctaTAGTTCGCAACATGTCTATGTTgctattggaataaggttgttttaaactttttgaccactttgggtgtcacaaagtATTTGGTGCTGACAGTACCACCTCTGTCAATAAATGACCTTTGAATCTTTGTGATTTCTCATCAATAATTCAGGCATCTTTACGTTTCAGATTACCGAAACTTAGTGAAATGACGCGGATGGTGTTAACGAGTTGTTTGTACGGACAACAGCAAAATTAGTGATAGAATAATATCGACTGATGAATGGTTTTGTTAATATAGTGTAATATAGGTTAGTTTGTAAAACTGATAAGCCGTGGACGATGCATTATATTGGattgtttttttctatttattcttTGTTCTGTTCTTACACTCACGGGTGCTGAAAACTGAATCACAGGAAAAGGCACTGACTATTGGTGATATGCTAGTGgacatttcaattatttgtcataattaaattataaatggcGCATGACGTCACTCTTACATAGATTTTTTACATAGAAGTGATGTCACGCGACTTCACCTTAATTATtcaattatgaaaaaatatatgtccaataataataatgtttttatacTCTGTCTGATGGACTAAAtacaatttcgatttcattacccagtctaCATCCCTATTATAAATTTTGTTCCATCAatgttgttttaaaattttctggGTGCGAATCTgcttacagtttttttttttctctttatatcTGCAATCAACTTGGGTCATAATCAGATGTTTTATCTTGCGTTTTTTTGTGCTCTTAAGGAGGGGTATTTCAGTAAATTCTCTCCCTCGGTCTTCACTCATTCACATAGCAATCTAGTCCAGCCTTCCAATATTCAGTCTTACAGATGACCTCAAAAACGTCTTATTTGAAAGAGCCCTCTCAaggttcatcatttcagccataggacgtccactgctaaacataggcctcccctaatgctttccacgttgattgattggtagcagcctgcatccagcgcttccttgctacctttacgatgtcgtcagtccaccttgtaggtggacgtcccacgctgcgttttccggtacgcggcctccattccagaaccttgctgccccatcataCCATCAAGGTTACTGTGTcgcatcttttgtttttaattagatCTGAGATATCAGTCCACAAGTGTCATTTTTCATTACCCTAACAAAGTCAGTGTACTAAAGCATGAATAGTGATACTGTGTTTTGTTTCTCTTTTATAATGAAAGAGAGAGAACACACACTACATTGTTGATTCTTTACTAATAAGGACTTCCATTTCACACAAACACTTCAATACAATGCCTTCATTGCTTTTCAGTATAATTGGTTTAGTTATTAAGATCAAATTGACACCTTTCAATGAAATTTTCATAACCATGGTAAAAATGTTCAAGATTGAAAAGTTTGTAAATAGTTAATTTTTGTATAAGAAAAACATCTTGTTTTGTGGCTTTTAGGCTTTATAAAAGTAACCTAAAGGGGTGGTTAAAGAAGCAAAAATGTTAAATTAGTCcatcagttaacttatcaaaaatattCGACAcgcatttttcacttttttaaactaatgAGATAAAGcacgccaaagttcaaaagaagaggcccgtgacgtcaaggcgtgGTTAAAAATGTAGCACTTTTTGACGTCACGCACCATAACTTCATAgttatttgttttatctacatttgtaaaagcgaaaggtcactgactgaatgactgactcactcatcacgcaATCTCAgcaactacaagtgctaggagtctcaaattttgcatgggggttccttttaaaaCGTAAGTGCTCACTTAGGCGGGATTtcgcaaaattcaacccctaagggtgtaaaacgggatccacgtgtacgaagtcgcgggcggccgctagttgacaaataaaaatatacgtgtccaatattttttgataatacaAATTGTcggactaaaagttttttttaggaaactagcctattgcagTTAATGCCACTGCTAAAATTTTACCTACAATCAGGTTGATTCTAGCCTAATATATCAATGATTAGACTCCCCGCAGATTACAAATTTttaatcggccgatagttgggcccgattctaatttgtatgaaaaatcggccgattccaaatcggtgtagtgtgcgcactttcatacatgttcatactgattaacagtccgacctatcggccaactaaaactcggtggtctgcgcctaggcttcacaaacgatgcttgcttaagtgaagcagcaaatcgaacgcacagcgttgaatggacctctgtgattggttcgtgtgtgaccctgctTGCGTTCACgtgtactgtgagacctcatagtaatgtttgggaATACGGACGTTAGAACAGAGgatcaaattaattttgataaaaaccaTGCATAATCattttctaatttgtatgaccCATATTGGAATCTAATTCAGGATCTGAATACATGTCGAATTCAACTCAACTGAAAATTAGCATAACACACATTTTGacatatacatatttataatttggatagatagatcgtttcatccacgaagccgcgccccaccattcttccgctaatgtttgagtgttatcggtacactctaaaatcatccatgagtgcacacgcacactacaataatgccgctcggaatgctcggatcaaactgcctgcaccccgcgcttccctcaaccaaaaattggtggggcgcgtcttcgtggatgaaacgatctttaAAGAAGCACTTAACATACATGTGACAATGTTTCAATATTgctttaaataatattgaagaTTTCCGTggaataaatatattttggttCACCAACAACTGAGAAAAActgtaaatatttatgtattttaacacTTACTGATAACAAAAATTATGATGATCaaggtattttaatttattttattttctttcttatgTGTAAAAACATCTAGCCATATTATTTCcagtaaaaatgattaaaaaaagtgtctcaaaaactgtatttttgtacactctacattttttatttgacatCATTGGGGTTACAACTCtatcgagctaactgcgtacCTCGCTGAAATGTGACTCCCTCGCACTTAGAGCGACGATGTGACGTAACGGCTGcctggtgcgcagttaacttaaACGGGTGTAACTTATAAGCTTTTGTTACTAACCATGGTGATTTTTATAGTAAAATTTCGCTTAGATATGTTAAATAATTTATCAGTGGTCAAGTGCAAGCAATTTTAAAGCTTAGTGTGCTCGACATAAGGTACAAAGTTTATGTTACACTGAATTTATGGTCAATCATTATGGTCAATACCGTTATAAAATTGACACAGAACAAAATTTCGACTAATAAACTGCTGGCAGTATGTGAACACcttgttttctttataattccTGGAGGCACTggtggcacgggagggtgtttttgtaacgtcaaacgttagcgagacttcagattgtATGCTCTGAGGATAGTCCAAAAAAAATGGTATGCTGCTtacgtcataatattatgtcattgtcacccctcccgtgccgcttccatacctcaggcactgactgaggcGCTAGACCTAATCAAATCAAGtcatttattgcattacatgtgtggATTGACAGTTGGTAAATGGTAGCAAGTATTAAATAAAGcaaaataaagtaggtattccTATCATAAGTTCATACtacataatttcagccacaggacatccactgctgaacataggcctcctccaatgttTTCCAGATTGGTTggtcggtagcggcctgcatccagcgccttcctgctacctttatgcgGTCGTCTGTCCTTATACTTACTAGCAAAACATTGTAACTTATTAATAGAAAACTCGTCGTTCGTTCGCAGTTGAATGACGTccagtgctggacaaaggccactacgtcttccggctcgtggtcgccactcgagaacttttctgctccagcggccatcagctctgcgagctaaaTAGCCCGCTAAAATcaatggcagtgggcggggcacatagctcactgagctgatggccgctggggcagaaaactATGAAAGTCACATCCTCCTACAATGGATCACCAATCTGACCTTTTTCCTTGGTATTTTGCGGGGCGCGGGAAGGTCATGATATCCTTGGATGGACACGCAGTTCTATTTCTTGTTTGAGGTCAGGAAAGGTCAGATTGTATTTATAAGTATCAGAGTTGTGTTTCAATCAATATCGCAACAATCGGGATGCTATGTGCCCCGGGCTATATCAGTTACTTAATTACTTAGTCACCCCGAAGACTACAAACTtttcgggctgttaatcagtattagattaagagctagtgaacgttagtagaattacagtctattgaatacagaaaaagccaccgtaaaagttagacttaagtacctacgttataccataaaatctaatttttatgtattacataatacttatttgggcaataattagaagtattttccccaacagccagacagttttgacagttccaactccttgccagacagtttttttagggtagctcccaaagccacaatgacccaaacttcatgattcaccaacattctatcctatattgggaccatacgctgacaaactttcagcttttataaaatgacgtaggtctggcgttcactaacTCTTAGTCTATATTATGAAAGTGTGCACATTACACCTATTTGATATCAGCCGATTCtgccgattcctcatacaaattcgAAGCCGTCCCACCAACTAagtatcggccaactaaaagtctgtaATCTGCGATGTGTCTTTAGGTTATACGATATCATTTCTGAATTAAATCCTCCTTTCACCTTAGTCCTTTGATTAATTGAGGACCAGTCGTGGAAATCTTTCGGGGAGTCTGTCCAGCTGTGGGCGTCCTTTTCGGAGTGAACTAACGAAATCTACTAACAAATCAATGTCTTGGAATGTAAGTAGTTACCTTTTGTTTTTGAATTGCTCGTGGACCTAAATGAAGTTTTTCATCTTCTTACCCTTTTTCCATGTCGTTAGGGATGCTTACGCACATTAGGTCGGTCAACCTTGCAAGGAAAGGGCCGTCTTTGCAAAGCCAACCTTTTACAGTATTTCACGGTTCAATAAGCTTATTATGTTAATTTTAGAAACACGAAAAATATgcttacttaggtacttaaataaatgtgaaataactaatttcatttctttttcacCGCCTTTAAATGCAGCCGGAGTTCTTCCTTCCCATTGGCGTTACTTATTTCTACACTAAAattcatcgaaatcggttcagcgtTTCGATTGTGGTTTCGACGTGAATAAAAAAGACAGCCACGTTTATTTCTACGGACATAAATAGTTCAATCAATCAGTATAGCTCAGCGTTTCTAAAACCTGTAATCTTACGTTACCCATATTAAGTCTCCCTGCGGACTATTGACTagtatcggccgatagtttggtcgacttttaactagtttttttttctagattttgccttatcaatttttttattgttctaCACTCTACAATGTTTCATCCAGTAGGTTAGCCAAAGACGGCCCTACAAACCCTTTAGGCAGACCACATGAAATGGCAACCACGGAACAGAAGACGTAAATTGGGTagaccactaggtggaccgacgatctgctgagggtcacgggaggtgcctggatgcaggcggcgcaggaccggtcgttgtggaaatccttggggaatgcctttgtccagcagtggacgtcatttggctgaaacaaacaaacGAAGTCCACACGTTGTCCCCAACGTTGGTACCAACGTCACCCTTCATTGAAAATAGCTTGTCCCAACATTGGTGCCAATACTATTTTCTATACGTTGGAGTTGGACTATGATCTCATGGGGATTTAAAAACGCTAGTTTGACAAACACTGGTGAAGATGAACAATTTAAGATAAAGCCTGTTGTCACGCGAAAATCAACAGTAAATAGATATATTTTATCAGTTAAAGATTACTCTTTGTCTGAATCACacttcaatattattatttttgtttctatgtAATTGTTTTAACGAGTTGAAGGCTTTGCCTATTGTGTGTGCAAAGTCATTGGCTTTTGAAGAGGTAAGCAAGGTCTttttatgtcatcatcatcatcatttcagccacaggacgtccactgctgaacataggcctcttccaatgatttccatgttgattgaTGTCCATGCCTTTTTCATCTAGGGATGATGGTTTGTACAGTGCGGGAAACGAACTCGCGACCTCTGGCGAAATAGGTACCTTTAAGGCCCATAGCATAGAacgaacgagaggtgggaatattcccaTAATTTTCTATaactataagtacctacctataatcagAACTGACCAAAAGAAAACCTTCAAGGAAAATAAATCGAGGTCCTCTCGTTTATAGGCTATTGTAAATTCGTAACGTATGTTGAATACATAAATTACTTTCAATTGTCAGGCATAAGAAATTTAGTTCATGATCACACAATGGCCAAAGAGTGACCGATTGACCGCCGTGAagttgatttaatttaaaagtgaaTAATAAACATTCTTGAAAATTCGATTCAGTTCGTTATACTGACTGTGCAATCCATAGGAaaaaatgtgaaataaaaaagtgttCTGAGAAGTTtgatgttctatttttaaattaacctTCTCGTAAATTTTGCTTTTTTTAGTTGTGGCTCTGACAttcgaataaaataaagaaaaagtgttggaaaacaagattttgttttaattaaaatttggtTGCAACCTTCTTTAAAACATTAGGATTAGCTTCAATGGTGTTCgaaatttaaatgtgtttattttaaaaataaaaaaaaaaacaaatggtGACAGATTGACTGAAAATTTTGGTggcttttataatttttaattttaaatacaaaaaaatgttACGGCATTGGGATACATTTAAAACGCCGTTATTTctaatgtaagtaaataaacgTAGCCtacataatgtttattttctaagtaggtattttaaacatttagaatTCTAtgaattttaaatcaaaataatatattttgttacAGGTTTATAATAAATGCAGTTGTAGGCAGGAACATCTTATCGAAACCTGCAGGTTagttaacaaaatatatttgctttttttaccgttctattataattttgttttttgtaaatccttttttgtgttaaaaagcaataaacgtttatttatttattattattaccgcatGTTACGTAGTGGCACAGTGACAAATCTTAAATGCTCCTCCTGGAGACTACAATGATGTATTTATTCTTCAATGCCTTaaattgatacatttatttatttatttatttatttacatacacacatcgttcgtttcagccgaaagacgtccacagctggacaaaggcttcccccaaagttttccacaaagaccggtcctgcgctgcccgcatccaggcacctcccgcgaccttcactagatcgtcggtccacctagtaggaggcctgcccacactacgtcttccggctcgtggtcgccagtccgccactcgagaacttttctgcccaagcggccatcagctcgacgagctatgtgccccgctcactgccactgattttagcgattctgcgggatATGTCAGTCACTGTGGTTCTCCTGCgcatctcctcatttctgattcgatcagtggcggcgtagcatgggttggcac is a genomic window of Ostrinia nubilalis chromosome 28, ilOstNubi1.1, whole genome shotgun sequence containing:
- the LOC135085470 gene encoding histone chaperone asf1; this translates as MAKVHITNVVVLDNPSPFLNPFQFELTFECIEELKEDLEWKMIYVGSAETEEHDQVLDTIYVGPIPEGRHMFVFQAPPPDVNRIPENDALGVTVVLLTCSYRKQEFVRVGYFINNEYSENEPELRENPPAKPQFDKVVRNILASEPRVTRFKINWAEPDAATGTDSGDGNLETSHAPSNDSYGASFNADSQISGIEFQGSLSGYGDNSNSIAPMEC